The Halorientalis sp. IM1011 genome window below encodes:
- a CDS encoding DUF5790 family protein, producing the protein MGQTTLDDDDLFDEAASEMREDVEESLGKAREALPEGDAIWDVDADNTLGVLNGLRSALDPGEAEDHLTDAKKWYTMGERADAFEDADDLAEEIETLDEVFADIEDAHEQVSDLASTVPELRGALDDAHAAAEDDAEGDAEAEADAEAEEAEAAD; encoded by the coding sequence ATGGGTCAGACGACTCTGGACGACGACGATCTGTTCGACGAGGCGGCTTCCGAGATGCGCGAGGACGTCGAGGAATCGCTCGGGAAGGCCCGCGAGGCGCTGCCCGAGGGCGACGCCATCTGGGACGTCGACGCCGACAACACGCTGGGCGTCCTCAACGGCCTGCGGTCGGCGCTCGACCCCGGCGAGGCCGAGGACCACCTCACCGACGCCAAAAAGTGGTACACGATGGGCGAACGCGCCGACGCCTTCGAGGACGCCGACGACCTCGCCGAGGAGATCGAGACGCTCGACGAGGTCTTCGCCGACATCGAGGACGCCCACGAGCAAGTCAGCGACCTCGCTAGCACCGTCCCGGAACTGCGCGGCGCGCTCGACGACGCCCACGCCGCTGCCGAGGACGACGCGGAGGGAGACGCCGAGGCCGAGGCGGACGCCGAAGCCGAGGAAGCCGAAGCCGCCGATTAG
- a CDS encoding dihydroneopterin aldolase family protein has product MDPTDAQTACFEAGIKFGSLYHQFAGTPLSPDSADSLARAMEEAIENQPHCEAVTVEVLTEELDRALADDPADYTELTGRFLDVEIVIDYEGTVVRTRMEMEDGYPLMRLVEVEG; this is encoded by the coding sequence ATGGATCCGACCGACGCCCAGACCGCCTGTTTCGAGGCGGGCATCAAGTTCGGCTCGCTGTACCACCAGTTCGCGGGCACGCCGCTGAGTCCGGACAGCGCCGACTCACTCGCCCGCGCCATGGAGGAGGCCATCGAGAACCAGCCCCACTGCGAGGCGGTGACCGTCGAGGTACTGACCGAGGAACTCGACCGGGCTCTCGCGGACGATCCCGCCGACTACACCGAACTCACCGGCCGCTTTCTCGACGTGGAGATCGTGATCGACTACGAGGGGACGGTAGTCCGTACCCGGATGGAGATGGAAGACGGGTATCCCCTGATGCGACTCGTCGAGGTCGAGGGCTGA